The bacterium nucleotide sequence ATCGCTAAGACTATCGTTGGCACCGCCAACCACCCTCCCTTTGCCCCCCCCGAGCGTTCGCCCAGGTGACGCGAGTCCTCGGGGACCCCGGGCACGCCGAACAGAACACGTCGCCAGCGATCGCCGCCGTCCGGGCCGCAGCGCGCGGCGCTTCACATCGCTGCATACGCCGCCGCCGCGTCCGTGCGGGCCTCCCGGTCGGCCTCGAGCACGCCCTCCAGCGAATCGGCGGGACGAACGCGATGGCGATCGAGCACGCGGCGGATCACTCGCGCGATCTCGAGAAAACCGATCCGTCCGTCGAGAAAGAGCTGCACGGCGGTCTCGTCGGCCGCCCCCAACGCCGCAGGGGCGGTGCCGCTGCGCGCGAGCGCCTCCCGAGCGTACCCGAGGCAGGGGAACCGGCCCGGATCGGGCGGCTCGAACCCGAGCGCTCCGAGCTGCCGCAGATCGAGCGGCGCGACCGGGCTCGTCCTGCGCGACGGGTAGGTCAGCGCGTACTGAATCGGGATCCGCATGTCGCGCGGCCCCAATTGGGCGAGCACGGCGCCGTCGGTCAGTTCCACACACGAGTGCACGATGCTCTGCGGATGGATCACGACCTCGATTCGCTCGGACGGAACGTCGAACAGCCAGTGCGCCTCGATCACCTCAAACCCCTTGTTCATGAGCGTGGCGGAGTCGATCGTCACCTTCGCCCCCATCCGCCACGTGGGATGCCGCAAGGCCGCGGCGGGCGTCACCGCGTCCATCGCGTCGGCAGGGGTCCGAAGAAACGGGCCGCCCGACGCCGTCAGCCACAGCCGCGCGACATCGCGCACATCGCGACCGGCAAGACACTGGAACACCGCGGACGGCTCGCTGTCCACCGGCAGCACCCGGTGTCCCGCACGCGCCGCCGCCTCCATCACGAGCGCGCCCGCTGCGACGAGCACTTCCTTCGTCGCCAGGGCGACGTCGCGGCCGGAGGCGAGCGCGGCGAGCGTCGGACGCAGACCCGCAATTCCGACGACCGCGACGAGCACGACATCGGCCATCGGTCCGGATGCCAACGCGGAGAGCGCCTCGGGACCGCGGAACACCTCTCCCCGCCATTCCGGCGCCGCGTCCCGCAGCGCGTCGACGGCCCCCGGAGTATCGACCGCGACGGCGGCAGGGCGGAACTCCCGAACCTGCGTTGCAAGCGTCGCGACATCGTGTCGCGCCGACAACCCCACGACTTCCACGTGGTCCCGCAGACGGCGGGCCACGTCGAGCGCCGCCCGCCCGATCGACCCGGTGGATCCGAGCACGATGACGCGCCGCATCAGCGTCCCGGCCACCAGGTCATTACCGCATACCCGGCGACCGCGGCCAGGAGGAGTCCGTCGAAACGATCGAGGATGCCGCCATGGCCGGGCAGCACGAACCCCGCGTCCTTCACGCCGACCTCCCGCTTGACCGCGGACTCCCACAGGTCACCGCACACGGCGGCGAGCGCGCAGACCACACCGACCACCGCCCCGACCGCAGGCGGCAGTCCGAAGATCACGGCGAACGCCGCGCCGGCGAAGGTGCCGGCGGCGACGCCTCCCGCGGCCCCTTCGAGCGACTTGCGGGGGCTGATCGTCGGCAGCAGCTTCCGCCGCCCCCACGCCAGGCCCACAAAGTACGCCGCGCTGTCGGACGCCCAGACGACACAGACGACGAGCAGCGCCGGCAGCGGCCCGGCGGCGTGCGCCGCCCCGAACGGAAGCGCGCGCAGCCGGACCAGGTAGCTGAAGAGGTAACCGACGTACAGAGCGCCGAGCAGCGTCACGCCGGCGTTGGCCAAGGCCCGGTCCGCCCGGCCGCCGCGCAACTGCACCAGCATCGTGTACACCAGCAGCGCCGGCACCAGCATCGGTTCCCACGCGGACGGATACGCGGCCGCGGCGACGAACAGCACACCGCCCACGATCCCCGCCTCCCACACGGGATGGTAGCCGGCTCGCTCCGCCATGCGGTAGAACTCCCAGAGGCCGATCACGACGACCACGGTCACCCCGACCGGCAACCAGGGCAGTCCGAGCATGATGAGGCCGACCGTGAGCGCCCCGCCGACCAGCGCCGTAACGGTGCGGCTCAGCAGGGTGCGCTCGGGCCCGATGACGGGCACGGGCGTCGGCGGCGTCACGACACCGCCGGGGCGCGGCAGGCTATCCAAGGTCGACGCCCCCGAATCGTCGGTCCCGCCCCTGGAACTCCCGGATCGCGGCGAAGAGGTCGAGTTTGCCGAAATCCGGCCAGCGCACGTCGGTGAAGTACAGTTCCGCGTAGGCGGCCTGCCAGAGCAAGAAGTTGCTCAGCCGCTGCTCGCCACCGGTCCGGATCAGCAGATCGGGATCGGGCAGATCCGGGGCGAAGAGGCGACTCGCCATCGCGTCCTCGTCGATCGCGTCGACCGACAGGCGTCGCGCCGCCACGGCCTCGGCCAGCCGTCTCGCCGCCTCGGTCAGCTCCCGCCGTCCGCCGTAATTCAGCGCGAGGTTCAGCGTCACCGAGGTGTTGTCGCGGGTCAGAGCGATGACGCGTGCGAGCGCTCCCTGCACGTCGTCGGGCATCTCCGCAATCAACCCAGAGGCCCGGAAGCGGACCCCGTTGCGGTTGAGGCCTTCCGCCTCCAACTCCAACGTTTCGATCAACAGGCTCATCAGGGCCTGCACTTCTTCGGGCGGCCGCCGCCAATTCTCGGTGCTGAACGCGTAGAGGGTCAGGATCTCCACGCCGCACTCTCGCGCCCCCTCGAGCGTGCGCCGTATGGCCTCGCGTCCTTCTCGGTGGCCCTCCAGCCGCGGCAGACCCCGGAGCTCGGCCCAGCGTCCGTTGCCGTCCATGATGATCGCGACGTGGCGCGGGATGCGCGTTGGGTCGAGCGAGGCCCGCAAGACGTCCTCGCGCTGCTTGAGTTCCGCGGATGCCTCATGTTCGGTCGCGCGCATATCACTCCTCGCACCCGTCGCGCCGGCGGCACGGAGTCGCCGCGGGCCCTCCGGTTCGATGCAAGACGGCCCCCTCAACGTCAGGGGGCCACGTCTCCGCTCCCACACCCGCGCACCGGGGTGCCGCGTGCTCACACCTGTCGATGCCAGGCCTACCCGCGTCGGTCACCCGGCCGACCGCTCGCGATCACGCGCACGCTCGGGTTCATCCGACCGTTCACCGCACACCACCAACAGCACCCGATCCCCCGTGCCGGTCCGCTGGCGCACCACACGCTGGGGCGGGTGAAGGGTCCGTTTCGGTGAGCGCGCCTCCACGACCTCGACCGCCGGCCACCCCGCCTCGGCGAGGCGCTCGCGGGCGACATCGAGCGTATAGCCGACGATATCGGGAGGACGTCGTTCCGCGCTCATCGTTGTGGCTCCATCGCGCCGCGCGTGGATCAGGATCGTCACCGGATCTGCGGGGCTGGTTCCGCGCGCTCGGGACCCGAGGGTCGCTGGCGCCTCGACCCGGCTCACACCTCGGTGATCTCCGCCTCCTTGGCGGCCAACAGGCCCTCGATCTCCTTGATGTACTGATCGGTCAGCTTCTGTAGATCCTCGACGGCGCGCCGTCCGTCATCCTCGGACAACTCGCCCTTTTTCTCCAGCCGCTCGAGCTGCTCTTTGTGGTCCCGGCGGATGTTGCGCACCGCGACCCGGGCCTCCTCGGCCTGCTTGTGAACCACTTTCACGAGATCGCGCCGCCGGTCCCCCGTCAGCGACGGGATCGGCAGTCGTATTACGTTCCCATCGTTCGCGGGGTTCAGCCCAAGCTCGCTCTTCTGGATCGCGCGTTCGATCTCGCGGACCAGGTTCTTGTCCCACGGTTGGATGACGATCAACCGGGGATCGGGCACGGTGACCGTCGCGACCTGCGTCACCGGCGTCGGCACCCCGTAGTAGTCCACGGTGACGCGCTCAAGCAACGCGGGGCTGGCCCGGCCCGTTCGAACGCCAGCAAACTCCCGCTTGGCCGCCTCCACCGCCTTCTGCATGTGCGACTTAGCGTCCGCGAGCACGGCGTGCATCCTCGGCCCCTCCTCCCACCAGGGTGCCGATCTCCTCTCCGAACACCGCCCGCTTCACGTTGCCGGGCCGGGCGATGTCGAACACGATGATCGGCATGCCGTTGTCCATGCACAGCGACGTCGCCGTCGCGTCCATCACCTTGAGACCCCGGTTCAGCACGTCCATATAGTCCAGCGTGCGGAAGCGGACCGCATCCGCGCTCTCCCGCGGGTCCTTGTCGTAGACGCCGTCCACGCCCTTCTTGGCCATCAGGATGGCGTTGGCTTCGATCTCGATCGCCCGCAACGCGGCCGCCGTGTCGGTCGTGAAGTACGGGCTGCCGGTGCCGCCCGCGAAGATGACAACACGCCCCTTCTCGAGATGGCGGATCGCCCGTCGGCGGATGTAAGGTTCCGCCACCTGCCGCATCTCCACCGCGGTCTGGACCCGGGTCTCGAGCCCCTCGCGCTCCATCGCGTCCTGCAGCGCCAGCGCGTTGATTACCGTCGCGAGCAGGCCCATGTAGTCGGCGGTCACGCGCGCGACCCCCGTCTTTTCGGCCATCTGAACGCCGCGGACGATGTTGCCGCCGCCGACAACGATCGCGACGTCCACGCCAGCGTCCCTGACCGACCTCACCTCTCGCGCGACGAGGTGCAACACCTCGGAATCCACGCCCACGCTGGCCGTGCCGGCGAGCGCCTCGCCGCTGAGCTTCAACAGGATCCGCCGGTAGCCGGCGGTGGGCTCAACGG carries:
- the pyrH gene encoding UMP kinase is translated as MATPGAVEPTAGYRRILLKLSGEALAGTASVGVDSEVLHLVAREVRSVRDAGVDVAIVVGGGNIVRGVQMAEKTGVARVTADYMGLLATVINALALQDAMEREGLETRVQTAVEMRQVAEPYIRRRAIRHLEKGRVVIFAGGTGSPYFTTDTAAALRAIEIEANAILMAKKGVDGVYDKDPRESADAVRFRTLDYMDVLNRGLKVMDATATSLCMDNGMPIIVFDIARPGNVKRAVFGEEIGTLVGGGAEDARRARGR
- a CDS encoding 1-deoxy-D-xylulose-5-phosphate reductoisomerase: MAGTLMRRVIVLGSTGSIGRAALDVARRLRDHVEVVGLSARHDVATLATQVREFRPAAVAVDTPGAVDALRDAAPEWRGEVFRGPEALSALASGPMADVVLVAVVGIAGLRPTLAALASGRDVALATKEVLVAAGALVMEAAARAGHRVLPVDSEPSAVFQCLAGRDVRDVARLWLTASGGPFLRTPADAMDAVTPAAALRHPTWRMGAKVTIDSATLMNKGFEVIEAHWLFDVPSERIEVVIHPQSIVHSCVELTDGAVLAQLGPRDMRIPIQYALTYPSRRTSPVAPLDLRQLGALGFEPPDPGRFPCLGYAREALARSGTAPAALGAADETAVQLFLDGRIGFLEIARVIRRVLDRHRVRPADSLEGVLEADREARTDAAAAYAAM
- a CDS encoding PASTA domain-containing protein, with the protein product MSAERRPPDIVGYTLDVARERLAEAGWPAVEVVEARSPKRTLHPPQRVVRQRTGTGDRVLLVVCGERSDEPERARDRERSAG
- a CDS encoding isoprenyl transferase, with the protein product MRATEHEASAELKQREDVLRASLDPTRIPRHVAIIMDGNGRWAELRGLPRLEGHREGREAIRRTLEGARECGVEILTLYAFSTENWRRPPEEVQALMSLLIETLELEAEGLNRNGVRFRASGLIAEMPDDVQGALARVIALTRDNTSVTLNLALNYGGRRELTEAARRLAEAVAARRLSVDAIDEDAMASRLFAPDLPDPDLLIRTGGEQRLSNFLLWQAAYAELYFTDVRWPDFGKLDLFAAIREFQGRDRRFGGVDLG
- a CDS encoding phosphatidate cytidylyltransferase, whose amino-acid sequence is MDSLPRPGGVVTPPTPVPVIGPERTLLSRTVTALVGGALTVGLIMLGLPWLPVGVTVVVVIGLWEFYRMAERAGYHPVWEAGIVGGVLFVAAAAYPSAWEPMLVPALLVYTMLVQLRGGRADRALANAGVTLLGALYVGYLFSYLVRLRALPFGAAHAAGPLPALLVVCVVWASDSAAYFVGLAWGRRKLLPTISPRKSLEGAAGGVAAGTFAGAAFAVIFGLPPAVGAVVGVVCALAAVCGDLWESAVKREVGVKDAGFVLPGHGGILDRFDGLLLAAVAGYAVMTWWPGR
- the frr gene encoding ribosome recycling factor yields the protein MHAVLADAKSHMQKAVEAAKREFAGVRTGRASPALLERVTVDYYGVPTPVTQVATVTVPDPRLIVIQPWDKNLVREIERAIQKSELGLNPANDGNVIRLPIPSLTGDRRRDLVKVVHKQAEEARVAVRNIRRDHKEQLERLEKKGELSEDDGRRAVEDLQKLTDQYIKEIEGLLAAKEAEITEV